In one window of Paucibacter aquatile DNA:
- the cysT gene encoding sulfate ABC transporter permease subunit CysT, which translates to MTSHVIPSPAAAPHALPAADAGPRRAKRRVLPGFGPSLGFTLFYLSLIVLIPLSAVFIKSAGHGFEAFWAAASSPRVVASYKLSFGLSLLAASINLVFGLILAWSLVRYEFFGKKVVDALIDLPFALPTAVAGIALTALYAGNGWLGSLLAPWGIKVAFTPLGILVALIFIGLPFIVRTVQPVLEDMETELEEAAAALGAHRWQTFRLVVLPTLTPALLTGFALAFARAVGEYGSVIFIAGNLPMVSEITPLMIISKLEQYDYVGATSIAAVMLVFSFVLLLAINGLQAWSSRRNGLEGRK; encoded by the coding sequence ATGACCAGCCATGTGATCCCCTCGCCCGCCGCAGCGCCGCATGCGCTGCCAGCGGCGGATGCCGGCCCGCGCCGGGCCAAACGCCGGGTGCTGCCCGGCTTTGGCCCGAGCCTGGGCTTCACCTTGTTCTATCTCTCGCTGATCGTGTTGATCCCGCTTTCGGCGGTGTTCATCAAATCGGCCGGCCATGGCTTTGAGGCCTTCTGGGCCGCGGCCAGCTCGCCGCGGGTGGTGGCGTCCTACAAGCTGAGCTTTGGCCTCTCGCTGCTGGCGGCCAGCATCAACCTGGTCTTTGGCCTGATCCTGGCCTGGAGCCTGGTGCGGTACGAGTTCTTCGGCAAGAAGGTGGTCGATGCCTTGATCGATCTGCCCTTTGCCCTGCCCACCGCCGTGGCCGGCATTGCGCTGACCGCGCTGTACGCAGGCAATGGCTGGCTGGGTTCGCTGCTGGCCCCCTGGGGCATCAAGGTGGCGTTCACGCCGCTGGGCATTCTGGTGGCGCTGATCTTCATCGGTCTGCCTTTCATCGTGCGCACGGTGCAACCGGTGCTGGAAGACATGGAAACCGAGCTGGAGGAAGCCGCGGCCGCCCTGGGCGCGCACCGCTGGCAGACCTTCCGCCTGGTGGTGCTGCCGACGCTGACGCCGGCCCTGCTGACCGGCTTTGCCCTGGCCTTCGCTCGCGCCGTCGGTGAATACGGCTCGGTGATCTTCATCGCTGGCAACCTGCCCATGGTCAGCGAAATCACGCCGCTGATGATCATCTCCAAGCTGGAGCAGTACGACTATGTCGGCGCCACCTCGATCGCTGCGGTGATGCTGGTGTTCAGCTTCGTGCTGCTGCTGGCGATCAATGGCCTGCAAGCCTGGAGCTCGCGCCGCAACGGTCTGGAAGGACGCAAATAA
- a CDS encoding ABC transporter substrate-binding protein, translated as MKSPLLACLLGAALTWTLPSAQAQTLRWASAGDPLTLDPYAQNETLTNTVNGQIYEFLVTRDPQLKLVPQLATEWKQLGPQSWRLKLRPGVKFHDGRPFTADDVVFSIQRAKQPSSQIAMYANAVGEPRKVDDLTVEFSLPQVNPIFLQHLTTIYIMSRGWAEAHKATRTQDFSAKEESYAAFNANGTGPFMLVSRAPDSKTVFKRNPKYWGQIEGNVQEVIYTPIKSDATRTAALVSGEVDFVLDPSPRDLENLARTPGVKIVNGPENRIIFIGLDQGRDELLYSNVKGKNPFKDVRVRRALYQAIDIESIKTKLMNGQSAPTGALVPSPLGSFNDPALEARLPYDLAAAKKLLAEAGYANGFEFTLDCPNNRYVNDERICMTLASQWAKLGIKTRVNAQPKGLIFSKLEQLDTSAYLFGWGGSITDPESIFTSHFRNRGEKGVGEYNRGNFKDDELDALVAASSKEPDEAKRQQLIKQAFKRQAEQVHYIPLHRQFIPWAARSHIQVVHRPDNWLEWRWITVGPK; from the coding sequence ATGAAATCGCCCCTGCTGGCCTGCCTGTTGGGCGCCGCCCTGACCTGGACATTGCCCTCCGCCCAGGCCCAAACCCTGCGCTGGGCCAGCGCCGGTGATCCGCTGACGCTGGACCCCTATGCACAGAATGAAACCCTGACCAACACCGTCAACGGCCAGATCTATGAGTTCCTGGTCACCCGTGACCCGCAGCTCAAGCTGGTGCCTCAGCTGGCCACCGAGTGGAAGCAGCTGGGCCCGCAGAGCTGGCGCCTGAAGCTGCGCCCGGGGGTGAAGTTCCACGACGGCCGGCCCTTCACGGCCGATGACGTCGTCTTTTCCATCCAGCGCGCCAAGCAGCCCAGCTCGCAGATCGCCATGTACGCCAATGCGGTGGGTGAGCCGCGCAAGGTGGACGATTTGACGGTGGAGTTCAGCCTGCCCCAGGTGAACCCGATCTTTCTGCAGCACCTGACCACGATCTACATCATGAGCCGCGGCTGGGCCGAGGCCCACAAGGCCACGCGCACCCAGGACTTCTCGGCCAAGGAGGAGTCCTACGCCGCCTTCAACGCCAATGGCACCGGCCCCTTCATGCTGGTCAGCCGCGCGCCCGACAGCAAGACGGTGTTCAAGCGCAACCCCAAGTACTGGGGCCAGATCGAGGGCAATGTGCAGGAGGTGATCTACACCCCGATCAAGAGCGATGCCACCCGCACCGCGGCCCTGGTCTCGGGCGAGGTGGATTTCGTGCTCGACCCGTCGCCGCGCGACCTGGAGAACTTGGCCCGCACGCCCGGCGTCAAGATCGTCAACGGCCCCGAGAACCGCATCATCTTCATCGGCCTGGACCAAGGCCGCGACGAGCTGCTCTACAGCAATGTCAAGGGCAAGAACCCCTTCAAGGATGTGCGGGTGCGGCGCGCGCTCTACCAGGCGATCGACATCGAATCGATCAAGACCAAGCTGATGAACGGCCAATCTGCGCCCACCGGTGCCTTGGTGCCCTCGCCCCTGGGCAGCTTCAACGACCCGGCCCTGGAAGCCCGCCTGCCCTACGACCTGGCCGCCGCCAAGAAGCTGCTGGCCGAGGCCGGCTATGCCAATGGCTTCGAGTTCACGCTGGACTGCCCCAACAACCGCTACGTCAACGACGAGCGCATCTGCATGACCCTGGCCTCGCAATGGGCCAAGCTGGGCATCAAGACCCGCGTGAACGCCCAGCCCAAAGGCCTGATCTTCAGCAAGCTGGAGCAGCTGGACACCTCGGCCTATCTCTTCGGCTGGGGCGGCTCCATCACCGACCCCGAGAGCATCTTCACCTCGCATTTCCGCAACCGCGGCGAGAAGGGCGTGGGCGAGTACAACCGCGGCAATTTCAAGGATGATGAGCTCGATGCCCTGGTCGCCGCCTCCAGCAAGGAGCCCGATGAAGCCAAGCGCCAACAACTGATCAAGCAGGCCTTCAAGCGCCAGGCCGAGCAGGTGCACTACATCCCCCTGCACCGCCAGTTCATCCCCTGGGCGGCCCGAAGCCATATCCAGGTGGTGCACCGCCCGGACAACTGGCTGGAATGGCGCTGGATCACGGTCGGGCCCAAATGA
- a CDS encoding dienelactone hydrolase family protein → MTRLTAQDFSPEILRLFDHYVHGGLSRRGFLDQAQRALGSAAAATATLAALSPRFAAAQQVKPDDARISTRWLEIDSPQGNGRVRGYLARPAGAKGRLPSVLVVHENRGLNPHIEDITRRLALDGFLAYAPDALFNLGGYPGDEDKARELFGKLDAGKTRADFVAAARALQALPEGNGRVGVVGFCFGGGIANYLATQLPDLAAAVPFYGGQPPVEEVAKIKAPLLIHYAAQDERINAGWPKYEAALKAAGVPFEAHIYAGTQHGFNNDTTPRFDAEAAKLAWQRTVDFFKAKLA, encoded by the coding sequence ATGACACGTTTGACCGCCCAGGATTTCTCGCCCGAGATCCTCCGGCTCTTTGACCACTATGTCCACGGAGGCCTCAGCCGTCGCGGCTTTCTCGACCAGGCGCAGCGTGCCCTGGGCAGCGCCGCGGCGGCCACGGCCACGCTGGCGGCCCTGTCGCCCCGCTTTGCCGCGGCGCAGCAGGTCAAGCCGGACGATGCGCGCATCAGCACCCGCTGGCTGGAGATCGATTCGCCCCAGGGCAATGGCCGCGTGCGCGGCTACCTGGCTCGGCCTGCCGGCGCCAAGGGCCGCTTGCCCTCGGTCCTGGTGGTGCATGAAAACCGCGGCCTGAACCCGCACATCGAGGACATCACCCGGCGCCTGGCGCTGGACGGCTTTCTCGCCTACGCGCCCGATGCGCTCTTCAACCTGGGCGGCTACCCCGGCGACGAAGACAAGGCGCGCGAGCTCTTCGGTAAGCTCGATGCGGGCAAGACCCGTGCCGATTTCGTGGCCGCAGCCCGTGCGCTGCAGGCCTTGCCCGAGGGCAACGGCCGTGTCGGCGTGGTGGGTTTCTGCTTCGGTGGTGGCATCGCCAACTACCTGGCCACCCAACTGCCCGACCTGGCTGCCGCCGTGCCTTTCTACGGCGGCCAGCCGCCGGTTGAAGAGGTGGCCAAGATCAAGGCCCCGCTCCTGATCCACTATGCCGCCCAGGATGAACGCATCAACGCCGGCTGGCCCAAGTACGAGGCCGCGCTCAAGGCCGCCGGCGTGCCCTTCGAGGCGCACATCTACGCCGGCACCCAGCATGGTTTCAACAACGACACCACGCCGCGATTCGATGCCGAGGCGGCCAAGCTGGCCTGGCAGCGCACCGTGGATTTCTTCAAGGCCAAGCTGGCTTGA
- a CDS encoding sulfate ABC transporter substrate-binding protein, whose product MEKTSRRTVALAATALLAWSLMPASAMAQSPADTLLNVSYDVSRELYKEINPAFIKQHQAKTGKALTINQSHGGSSKQIGSVIGGLEADVVTMNQATDVDVLADKGFTPTEWRSRFPNNAAPYSSTILFLVRKGNPKGIKDWNDLARAGVQVIIPNPKVTGNGRYSYLAAWGSVLAKGGNDAQAKELVSKIFANVPVLDGGGRGATTTFTQRGIGDVLLTFESEAELIENEFGKGLFEVANPSVSIEADAPVAINDKVVAKKGSAATAKAYLDFLYTPEAQAIIARHNFRPRDAAVFKREEKRFAPIKLFSVDQLLGGWAKVSKTHFADGGQYDQIVAGIKR is encoded by the coding sequence ATGGAAAAGACCTCTCGCCGCACCGTCGCCCTGGCCGCCACTGCCCTGCTGGCCTGGAGCCTGATGCCTGCAAGCGCCATGGCGCAAAGCCCGGCCGACACCCTGCTCAACGTCTCCTACGACGTGAGCCGCGAGCTGTACAAAGAGATCAACCCGGCCTTCATCAAGCAGCACCAAGCCAAGACGGGCAAGGCCTTGACGATCAACCAATCGCACGGCGGCTCCAGCAAACAGATCGGTTCCGTGATCGGCGGCCTGGAGGCCGATGTGGTGACCATGAACCAGGCGACCGATGTGGACGTGCTGGCCGACAAGGGCTTCACGCCCACTGAATGGCGCAGCCGTTTCCCCAACAATGCCGCGCCCTACAGCTCCACCATCCTGTTCCTGGTGCGCAAGGGCAACCCCAAGGGCATCAAGGACTGGAACGATCTGGCCCGTGCCGGCGTGCAAGTCATCATCCCCAACCCCAAGGTGACGGGCAATGGCCGCTACAGCTATCTGGCTGCCTGGGGCAGCGTGCTGGCCAAGGGCGGCAATGACGCTCAGGCCAAGGAGTTGGTCAGCAAGATTTTCGCCAACGTGCCGGTGCTGGACGGCGGTGGCCGCGGCGCTACCACCACTTTCACCCAGCGCGGCATCGGCGATGTGCTGCTGACCTTTGAATCGGAAGCCGAGCTGATCGAGAACGAGTTCGGCAAGGGCTTGTTCGAGGTGGCCAACCCCAGCGTGTCCATCGAAGCGGATGCACCCGTGGCCATCAACGACAAGGTGGTCGCCAAAAAGGGCTCCGCCGCCACCGCCAAGGCCTATCTGGACTTCCTCTACACCCCTGAAGCACAGGCCATCATCGCCCGCCACAACTTCCGCCCGCGTGATGCGGCCGTGTTCAAGCGCGAAGAGAAGCGCTTCGCGCCGATCAAGCTGTTCAGCGTCGACCAATTGCTGGGCGGCTGGGCCAAGGTCAGCAAGACCCATTTCGCCGATGGGGGCCAGTACGACCAGATCGTGGCCGGCATCAAGCGCTGA